The Pseudoliparis swirei isolate HS2019 ecotype Mariana Trench chromosome 19, NWPU_hadal_v1, whole genome shotgun sequence genomic sequence CATCAATTGCAGGCATTTTTCACCGTTTGGGACACGCTTACATGAAGGAGGAGAACCTAACAATGACTTTAAAGCTGCTGTATATTGCTGCAGGTTCCTCCTCGGGACATGCGAACATAATACCATCTAACGTGTCAGTTATGAACACTGATACAGTGCATTTAACCATATATTCAGATTATACGGCACACTCAGGGATCGATAAACTGCAGCTCAGTGCTACATCTTATTCAATCCGTGACCACCATCAGCTGCAGTGAGCCctggacacacactcaaagaaatgactcattggatgaactcaattaaattgttggcaggttttccatccaataattatatgcaactccaactcaaatttagcacatcagtgcaataaaatgtaattaagttagtccaactcatttgtatcaaatacatctaaaataaaataacgatattcattaaattaaattaatttgtgtttgtccaactcaaaatataaactaactaacgaacaaaatatgcaaactccacacagaaggaacgccccgactgggaatcgaacccacggacctctggctttgaggcgacagtgctagccactacaccaccatacagccatgaaaatgtcttcacctcatgtaaacaacagattttcagctggcgcatgtgcAAAAGGTAGTGCTCaatgaaacatatttatttttagttgatatgcacaccatctaacctaaataaatctaataaatgaaagtattcatacattttgtgttacacccattcaatataaatatctatttttgtaattgatttatttaaatgtatcaaacaatatttaaatgtgtcacctcgaagaagggcttgaatcgcttttgagtgtaacctaaataaatctaataaatgaaagtattcatacattttgtgttacacccactcaatataaatatcttcgtttagtaattgatttatttaaatgtatcaaacaatatttaaatgtgtcccatctaagaagggcttgaatcgtttttttgagtgcagagAACATCGGTCCTCCGCTCCGACATCACTGCAGCATGTGCACTTCCTCGACACTGGGGGGGGGCTTCTTGATTCACGATCATAATAGTGACTTACATCTCTCCGTTGATGTACTCCAGCCTTTTGGTGACGGTGGCTTTGGCCTCGTCCAGGTCTTGCTTCACTAATACTGGCCCGATCAGCTTATACACTGTGTTTGCAGTGTCGAGCAAGTCAAGCTCctggaaagacagagagacacagattaaatatgtAACACTGCGAACTCCAACATAGACAATGAAGgggctaaaatatatatttttttaatgcaaaagtTACCTCTTTGACAATATTGTTCTCTGCCAGTTGCGTTTCCAGCTTCTGTCTGGCTGACATGCCCTTGCTAACATCTAAAAACAAACAGACGGGTATCAGAAAACAATAGGATTGTCGCAACCCTTAATAATAGGTTAAACATGAAGTAAACATCTGACAGGTTGATTCCACACAGAGCTGGCTCTCCTTACATAGACCTAGCTCGTTGCAACATGGCACGACATGAGATGCCATGCAACGCGAGCTAGCTGAACCTACCTTTCTGCATCTGAGAATATTTTTCTACTTCCACCTTCAATTTCTTTTGAATGGCCTCTGCCATGGTTGCGTTATGTTACTGTAGGCCGCGTAGGAATATGTTCAAGAGATGAAGTATCTAACGTTAAATGTTGAATTAGATGAAAGCTCTGCGTTGGCTAACAGGAAAGGGCTGCGGCTAAACCGGAAGTTAGCTGTTACCTTCAAAGTAAGAGCCCCCCGCTACATCAGGTTTGCATTCATGacaaataaattaggaaaaatcaatacacaaacatacaaccCTTCCCATTGCGTGTATTTTGCACTTACATTTAACAGTAgttttaataaaatatgttctctgagattttattttttgactGTCATGGTTGTGGCTGTTTACGACATTGTTTTACGCCAGTGTTTTACGACACTGCACACGGTTCTTCATCGCCCTGGATCAAGATGGCCTCGTCGTTTTGGAAAGGTGTTGTCGGCATCGGTCTTTTTGCCTTAGCCCATGCAGCTTTCTCCGCAGCACAGCGTAAGTCTCCGCCGGGGAAGAGAAAGCACGGGTCTCGGCATCTGTGTGTATTTCCGGGGGGGCTCCGGTGTCACCGGGTCGGGTCATTAAACAGCAGGTGGGGCCTTTCGGTCCTTCGGCGAGCTAACCAGATGCTAACGTAGCTTAGCCCCTTTCACAGGGATGACATACTGAACTATTCACCAGCGGTTGGTTTTAAAATATCACCGCCAACGTTACAGACGGTCCCCGCTGAGCGAGATCTACCCCGGTGTAGCAGCGTTCATTTTAATTATAATggctaaaatgtgtttttcttccctcATTAGATCGATCATACATGCGACTCACAGAGAAGGAAAACGAGACACTACCAATTGATGTGAGTCCCTTTCGTCACAATGCTGTCTCGGTGCTATTTTCATGTTaactttattttgttgttgttgcagattGTATTACAGACCTTATTATCATTTGTGATGACCTGCTATGGTATCGTTCACATTGCTGGAGAGTTCAAAGACATGGACGCCTCCTCCGAGCTCAAGAACAAGTGAGTTCCTCCCTCGATAATGGGGTTGTCTGTGTCCTCTGCCACGGGGGAAGCACCTCCACTGCATGTATACAACCAGGACCTGgaacacagtctctcacacacacacacacacactgaacctcCCCTGAGCTGCTGCTATTGTTCACACTTTAAACAGGAAAGATAATGTAAACATAATAAAATGTACTCTGTGCATTGAAGAAAcattcacaacaacaaaaacgtctATGCACATTGTACTTTTTCTTGACCAAATAGTTTACCTACCAATACTCTGTCAAACAATACAGATGAGATTTTGGTTTTTAGTGCCATGCCAACAGAAAAATCATAAAAATGGTCAAACATGTGTGCAGCATGAGAGTAATAACTGCATTGCTACAGAAGGAGATGGTGTGCAGGAAAAGATCAATTAAAATAGGAAAATAAGTAAACAGGAAAGATAATGTAATCATAATCAAATGTACTTGGTGCATTAAAGAAAcattcacaacaacaaaaacacaatacatTTATGCATATAATACTTTTTCCCcgctgcacttcacacatttcatttacactacacacatacacacactttgcattttgcacactgtctatatttaatttaatttacactgcagtcattagtattatatttgtgtatgcatatatgttgtgtatatatatatatatatatacatattttattttgtattttactttgtatactttgcacagtcattgtattatatttgtttgtgtgtgtgtatatatatacatatatgtttcattttatatacatatatatacttcattttatattttacttgtatacatctatatctttcatccctgttttttatattttattctcgtgtgtttagtttattggtgctggtactgtgacgacaaatttccccttggggattaataaagtatctatctatctttctttaTGTAAAGACTAAAACATTTACCGGTACTCATAATCATCAAGatgagattttcttttttaatgagtcCCATGCAAACAGGAAAATATGAGGGTAATAACTGCATCGTTACACAAGGTGATGGTGAGCCACAGACGTTATGTGGTCACAATGGCAAGATCATTAATCAGTAGGTTTTGAGTTTGTGCGTCAGGGTTTTGATTCCtaaagtttttattattttgctcCCGTTGTAATGTCCTGTATGACCTCGTGCGTTTACAGTGTACGGTCCTCTGCTGCTGGAGGCGTCCGACGTGCAGAACCCTTTGTCTGTTTTTGAAAATGGAGCAACATTTGTACAGTTCCTCTCTTCTCAcaactttctctttttcttttccagaaCATTTGATACACTGAGGAACCACCCGTCCTTCTACCTCTTCAACCACCGGGGCCGGGTGCTGTTCCGCTCGCCGGAGGACGAACCCTCCTCTGCGCACAACCAGCAAGCGATCCCCAACCCCATACGGCTACGCAAGCTGGAGCACTTGCACTGAGACTGGTCCCTTCCACGCCTGTAACGACTTCCACGTTagataagatttttttttcttttcgttaGACAAGACGGAGGaggcaaaaaaaaaacgagAATTCACCTCCCTCGGCGTTAACTTTTATTTGTACATAAACTAATATGCTCTCCAGACATGCATCTCTGTCCATAAAAGTGATCACCACGACATTCAATACTGACTGTGCCAACCCgtcaatttttttcaagcagatttgtttgtatatacagtatgtaatcGCTTTGTAGTCTTTAAGATACGGAGACATTCGGCCCCTTTTTGTCCTCTGAACTGAATTGGGATTTTTGCGACCCTGAAATGAGTTTTGTCGTGTGAACTGAGGACCCTTTGTATCCTCGGATGATTTCCTGGAGGCGTAGCGAGTCGTCCGCGAGTCCGCTTGAATTAAAGAGGTTCGCTTTAGGCCAGAGGAAATCAGCTGGAGGTGAGGTGGGAGAGCAGGAAGCGTTAGACAGCCGCTCCACTGATACTGTGAAGGGCAAACTAGAAAGTAATGGTACATTAATTTGggtgatgttttgtttttccttccattttacattttgttaagATTCAAcagatgtttttaatttaataaaaaggcTTACTGATTTTACAATGTGTcagcatcttttttttgttggcctTATGTCTCATAATTAAAGGCTGGAATACAGGATCAAATCTCTAACGGGCAAACACGTAAATGCATCAGTGCCATACGGTCCTTCTCATCAGTGTGTAGAGGGACGTAATTAAAGTAATGCTGACAGTGCAAGGATGCGCCTATGACCTTGTTGCTGGACTGTTGCGTCACAAACGTCCACCTGATGAGTTCATGTTGGCCTCCAGGTGGCAGCAGTCTGCCTGTTCTTTGGATCAGCACCAAATTCATCAAGTTTTATAGAGCTGTTAGATTTCAGCAagacattttatttgcatttctcCTCTTCTCGAATGCAAACGGTGACTTCATTGAAGGGAattaaagatatttttatttaatgctGAATACGGATGAAACCCTCT encodes the following:
- the mmgt1 gene encoding ER membrane protein complex subunit 5 codes for the protein MASSFWKGVVGIGLFALAHAAFSAAQHRSYMRLTEKENETLPIDIVLQTLLSFVMTCYGIVHIAGEFKDMDASSELKNKTFDTLRNHPSFYLFNHRGRVLFRSPEDEPSSAHNQQAIPNPIRLRKLEHLH
- the pfdn6 gene encoding prefoldin subunit 6; the protein is MAEAIQKKLKVEVEKYSQMQKDVSKGMSARQKLETQLAENNIVKEELDLLDTANTVYKLIGPVLVKQDLDEAKATVTKRLEYINGEIQRYESLLKDLEKKSENHRELLSSLQQEYQRAQGLAVGKV